The genomic stretch CGGGATGGTAAGTGGACTTTTGCCAATCGTTGGTGTGCCATTGCCCCTGATCAGCTACGGTGGGACATCGGGGGTCACCCTGATGGCAGCCTTTGGTGTTTTGATGTCGATTCATACCCATCGGCGAATGATTGGCGCCTGATTCGGTCAATCAAACCATGGCCACAGGGTAATGGTGATTCCGTCGGAGAACCCGTTACAATGAAGGCTGGACCACCGGGAACCTGATACTGGTGGCCAGTGTAGTCAAGAGGAATTCCGGACAGTGAACTGCAAGCCCTCATTCTCCCTCCTGCTGTCGGTGGTTGTGTCGCTGGTACTCGGCGGCTGCGCGTCGGCCCCGGAAACGGACCATTCGTCCCGCTATACCCTGGCAACCGACAGGGCCCCTTCGGGTAACTTCGATGTGTCCGGTCTTGACGATGCGATTCCGGTTTACGAGGCCCCCAGGAGGGCGGGCAATAAATCGCCCTACCAGGTCTGGGGCAAGCAGTACCACGTGCTCGACAGCAACGACGGTTATGTCGCCCGGGGTACGGCGAGCTGGTACGGCGAGAAATTTCATGGCCACAAGACCTCCAACGGCGAAACCTTTAACATGTACACCATGTCCGCCGCGCACAAATCCCTGCGGATCCCCGGCTATGCACGTGTAACGAACCTTGATAACGGTCGCTCGGTGATTGTCCGTGTCAACGACCGCGGTCCCTTTCACAGCGACAGGATCATCGACCTGTCATACGCCGCTGCCAAGAAGCTGGGGTACCAGGCCAGGGGCACGGCCCGTGTGGAGGTGGCTGCGATCACCGTCAGGCCGGATGGCGCCATGTTCATTGCCGGCGAGCCTTATTCCCCGGGAGATCCGGCCGGCTACGCTGAAAGCCGGGTGGAGGCAAGCGGTGACATGGCCATGACCAACCGGTCATTGTTTGTGCAGCTGGGGTCCTTCAGCAGCCGGGATCCGGCTGAAAAACTGCTCAGCCAGGTGAGGGCGGTGCTGGAGAATCCGATGCGCGTTCGGGCAGTGGATACCTCCGCGGGGCGCTTTCATCGGGTTCAGGTGGGCCCCTTCAATGACGAAGACAGCGCCAGGCGTACCCAAAGCCTGCTGGAAGCCCGTGGTTTCGATCAGTCCATCCTGCTGACCGATACGCACTGAATAAACCGAACACGACATATTTAAAAAAATACACTTAACGACGAATGAATGGACCCATGGCCTTAAACTCTGCTTTTCGAACTCTCTCCGTTGTCCTTGTGCTGATGCTTGCCCTGACAGGCAAGGCAATGTCCCAGTCGGTGCTGATTCCGTCGCCGCCGCAGATTGCCGGCAGCTCCTACGTGTTGATGGATCCCAAGAGCGGACGGATCATCATGGAGGAGAACAGCCACGAGCGTTTGCCTCCGGCCAGTCTGACCAAAATGATGACGGCCTATATTGTCGAGCGTGAGCTTGATGAGGGCCGCATTGCCATGTCCGACATGGTTCCCATCAGCGTCAATGCCTGGAAGACCGAAGGTTCGCGCACCTTTGTTCGGGAAGGCACCCAGGTTTCGGTCGAAGATCTGCTCAGGGGAGTCATCATTCAGTCGGGCAACGACGCCTCTGTTGCCCTGGCGGAATTTGTTGCAGGCAGTGAAGGAGCCTTCGTTGACATCATGAACCAGCAGGCCCAGCTGCTGGGAATGAAAGACACCAATTTTGTGAACGCGACCGGCCTGCCCTCGCCGGAGCATTTCTCAACAGCGTATGACCTGGCGATGCTGGCCCGCGCGATCATCAACGATTACCCGGAGAACTATCCGCTCTACGCTGAAAAACATTTCACCTACAACAACATTCGCCAGCCGAACCGGAACAGTCTGCTCTGGCGCGATGACAGTGTCGACGGCCTGAAAACAGGCCATACCGAGGAGGCGGGTTATTGCCTTGTTGCCTCTGCCAAACGCAACGACACCCGTTTTATTGCCGTGGTTATGGGCACCAACAGTTCAGAAGCACGGGCCCAGGAAATCCAGAAAATGCTGAACTACGGCTTCCGCTACTATGAGAGCGAACGCCTGTTCCGGTCGGGCCAGGAGCTCATCGAAGCCCGTGTCTGGGGCGGTCAGGCTGATCAGCTCTCCGTTGGCATGACTGAGGATGTCTACGTGACCATTCCACGGGGTTCCCGAAACGATCTTGAATCGACGGTCGACCTTGATTCTGTGATCAAGGCACCCATTAAAGTCGGGGACGAGCTGGGACGGGTCAAGGTCTCCTATAACGGCGAGGTACTGGTTGATCAGCCGGTGTTGGCCCTGACCGAGGTTCCCGAAGGTGGCTTTTTCAAACGCATCTGGGACGCCATCAAGCTCTTTTTCGTTCAGTTATTTCAGTAGGGTGATGTTGATCCCGGGGAGTAAAACGGCATGAGTGAGCCGAAAGCACCAAAAATTGAGTTTCCTTGCGACTATGTGATCAAGGTGATTGGCAATGCGGCCCCGGATTTCACCGAGTTCGTGGTCGAGGTTGTGGAGCAGCATGCCCCCGGAATCAGCGAGACCGATATCACCGTTAACGACAGCAGCAAAGGCCGCTTTTCCTCGGTTCAACTGAAGATTGTGGCCACGGGCGAAGCGCAACTGAAGGCCTTGTTCGAGGATCTCAAGGCCAGTGGCCGCGTACACATGGTGCTCTGAGCCTGATGCCTGACCTGATTGTCCGATCCCTGGGTGAGCAGCCCTATCTGGAAACCTGGGAGGCCATGAAGGCCTTCACCGCTGACCGCGATGACAGTGTGGCGGATGAACTCTGGTGTTTGCAGCATCCGCGGGTTTATACCCAGGGCCAGGCGGGGAAGGCCGAACATATTCTTGCCCCGGGCGACATCCCGGTGATCCCGGTGGATCGGGGCGGGCAGGTGACCTACCACGGTCCCGGCCAGCTCGTGATTTACCTGATGATCAATCTGACTCGCAAAAAACTTGGTGTACGTTCTCTGGTGGACGAGATCGAACAGGCCATCGTCCGCACGCTTGCAGAATTGGGCGTTGAGGCCGCTCCGAGACCGGACGCCCCGGGCGTTTACGTGGGCGACGCCAAGATTGCCTCGCTCGGACTGAGGGTTCGCCGGGGTTGTTCCTTTCATGGCCTGGCGCTGAATGTGGATATGGACATGGAGCCTTTTCAGCGCATAAACCCCTGCGGCTACGCCGGAATGGCCATGTGTCAGGTTCGCGACTTTGTTCCCGGTGTGACACTGGCTGACGTGCAGCAGCGGTTGTCGCAGCAGCTGGTCAGTGGCCTGGCTCACCACGATGTCGATTTCCGCGAGGGCTGGTAGCTCAGGCCGCGGCTTCATTCTCGTAACCGCATGCGCGGTTACGTCCCTCGGATTTCGCCCGATACAGGGCTTCGTCTGACCGCTGCAGCAGGCGATCAATGGATTCCGAGCCACGGATCGACGCCACCCCCACACTGATGGTTGCCTGAATCGGGCCCTGCTCCGTGCTCACGGATCTGACGGCAAAAGCTTCACGGATCCGGTTTGCGGATGCCAGCGCCTCCCCGGTATTGGTTTCGGGCAGCAGAACCAGGTACTCCTCACCGCCCCATCGGGCCAGCGTATCAACTTTGCGGCATTGTTCCCGAAGGGTCCTGGCCACCAAAATGATCAACTCGTCACCCACATGGTGCCCGTAGTTGTCGTTAACGCTCTTGAACAGGTCAATGTCCATCAGCAGCACCGAAAAGGGCCGGGCGTTGCGAAGATAGCGCTGATACTCGATGTCCAGTTGCTCAAGCGCTTCGCGGCGATTGGCCAGGCCGGTCAGGGCATCGTGCTTGGCGGCATACTCGAATTCCGCGGCCAGCTTCAGCAACCCCAGCTTGCTGCGCCGACGGCTCTGGTCAAGGATGTAACAGGTGACCATTTCAAAACCCAGCACCGCTATCATGGTGATTCTGAAACTGGTGCTGTGCGGCGGCTCGAACAGGAAATCCCCCAGTGGGCTGAACAGGAAGATGACGGCGGCGAACCCGCCACAGCAGGCGAGCAACCCAACCCGGGATTCGCTGATGTAAAAAATGATGGGCGGGTAGGCAAACAACCAGATAATGGCGGAACCGTCCTCTACCGCGTTGATAGCCAGGTAGGTGAACAGCACCGTAATCAGGGTTATGAAGCCGCGACGCTGCAGGGTCTTGTTACCGAAGAGCAGGTAGCTCACAGAGTTGACGGCAAGAAGAACGGCGAAGCCAACCAGTAGTGGCGGCGTGATCGGGTCGTTCTGCAGGCTGGAGCGCCAGGCAAAGAAACAGAGCAGGGGAACGGCAACAGCGGTCAGCCAGTTGATCAGGATCGGGACAGGAATCTCGCCCTTGACCCGGAACTGCGACAGCTCCGTATCCGGCGTTTTTCTTGCTGTTTGCGGCATTTTCAGATCTTGTTGTTGTGATAGTCGTTGTTGGACCTTACGTATCTAGAAATACTAGACCGGTTTCCCGGCGAAAACTGTGTCGAAACGTAAACGATCCGGTTGTGCAGATGTAAACCGGCAACGGGGCTGGCGCATTGGCCCCGTGGCCGCGGCAGGCCGGTCGACTCGGTTAGGTCAGCTCCCCTGACTATCCGTATAATGGTGTAAGCCGCCAAACGTGGTGAAATTCTCTGATCCGAACAGGTCACTATGTCTTCCAGACGTTCAGGAAATTCGGTTTCCCGCATCAAGACAGGCAGTTTCGAGCGCAGGCTGAGTCTGACCCGTGCCGGGTTGTTTGCCGGTACCCGTATGGCCTCACACATGGCAACCAACTGGTTCAGCACTCGGGAAAACCGGGAAAAACGTCACCGCGCCATGCTTTCGAGCCAGGCCCGGTTCCTGGTGGATGAACTGGGCAAGTTAAAGGGCAGCGTGGTCAAGATTGGCCAGGTTATGGCTCTGTACGGCGAGCATTTTTTGCCCGAGGAAGTCACCGAAGCGCTCCACACCCTGGAAGATCAGACCACTTCTCTGGAATGGCCGGCTATCGAGCGTGTGCTGAAAGACGAGCTGGGCGCGGAGCGTCTGGCGCAACTGGATGTAGAGCCCGAGCCTATTGGCGCTGCATCGCTGGGGCAGGTCCACCGGGCCTGGCGCCGCAGTGACGGCCTGGAGCTGGTGCTGAAGGTGCAATACCCGGGCGTTGCCGACGCGGTAGACAGCGACCTGAATGCTGTCGCCCAGTTGCTGCGAGTGGCCAGGCTGGTCAGTTTTGGCCCCGAGTTCAATGACTGGCTGGAGGAAGTCCGGCAGATGATGCATCGGGAGGTGGACTATCGCCTTGAGGCGAAGACCACCGAGAAATTCCGCAACATGCTGGCATCGGATCCGAGGTTCATTGTGCCCAGGGTCCTGCCGGAGTTTTCAACCGAGCACGTTATCTGTTCAACCTACGAACACGGGCATTCGGTCAGTTCCCAGTCGGTCAGGGACCTCCCGCTGGAACGTCGCAGTGCCCTTGGCAAGGCCGCCCTGGAGCTGTTTTTCCGGGAATTGTTCATCTGGGGCGAAATACAGACCGATCCTAACTTCGGCAACTACCGCATCCGGATTGCCGGGGAAAAAGGGGATGACCCGGGGTACGACCGTATCGTCCTCCTCGATTTCGGCGCCGTGCAGTCCTACTCGGACGAGTTTCTCAAACCGGTCATCCAGATGATCAAGGCATCCTACGAGAACGACCTCGATGCGGTAATCGATGGTGGCGTGAAGCTGCGTTTCATGAGCACCGAGTGGCCGGAGGAGGTACTGGAGAAGTTTGGCCAGGTCTGCATGTCGGTGCTTGAACCGCTCTCCAGCGACAAGGATTCCTGGCCAGACTATGCAGTAAACAGCCATGGCCAGTATCGTTGGAAGCAGAGTGAACTGCCGTCCCGGGTGGCGCGTCAGGCGGCCCGGTCGGCGATCAGTCGCTATTTCCGCGTGCCCCCGAAGGAGTTCGTGTTCCTTAACCGTAAACTGATCGGGGTCTACACATTCGTTGCGGTTCTGAATTCCGAATTTAACGGCGAGCCGCTGCTTCGGAAATACCTCTACGGTGAAGGTGACGATGCACCGGACGCCTCCGCGACGAGCCAGAGCACAAAGGCGTAGCGGGCCCCCTTGCCAATTCCTACCAGTATCACAAAATTGAGCCACGGCACGCGCATGATCCCGCCAACCAGGGTCAGCGCGTCGCCGCCCAGAGGCAGCCAGCCCATCAGCAGAGACCATTGGCCATATCGGTTAAAGCGGTTCCTCGCCTTGTGCAATTGCATCTCGCTGATCGGAAACCAGCGTTTATGCTTAAAGCGATCTACCTGCCGGCCGATAACTCCATTAACGACCGAGCCCAGCGTGTTACCCAGTGTTGCCCAGAACCACAGCCACCACCAGGAGTAACCCTGTGTTATCAGCGTGCCCAGCAGAACTTCCGAGTAAGCGGGCAGCAGCGTGGCAGCGGCGAACGCGGTCAGAAATAGCGTCAGGTAGGCCACCGGCCCCTCCGTGCTCTAAAATAGAATGAACCTCCAACTCCCCGCAGGTCCGCCTTCACCATGAAACAGTTATCGCTCCGCTTCAAGCTCTACGCCCTCGTTGTGTCCCTGCTTCTGATAATGGGCATCAGTATCGTGGTGACTGCCCAGCTGTCTCTCGGAGCCATGGAGAAGAGGTTGAGTGTCGAGACCCGGGATACGGTGCAGGGCATTGTAATGGATCAGCTCAGCGCAACCGCTGGCAAGTTCGGCGAGCTGGTCAGTGGTCAGTTTGCAACTGCCTTTCGGACCCCGGAAGTCGTCCGCAATGTCATTACCCGAAATATTCAGTCCGACAGTTCCGGTCGAATCAGCAGGACGGCCCTACAGGAGACTGTTGGCGCCGTGCTTGAGGAGCAGAAAAGTCTGAGCTCGATATACGCCCAGTTCGAGCCGGATGGCTATGATGGGCAGGATCGCTATTTCACCGGTGGTGTTGAGGAGCACAGCAGCGACGAGGGTACCCTGGAAATCTATTACTACCGGGATCCGGAGGGCAAGGTTCACTTCAGCCGCACCGAGGACCCGGCTACGAAGTATCTGGATAGTCTGAACGAATTCGGGATTCGGGAAGCCGAGTGGTATCTGTGCTCGCGGGACACCAGGGCACCCTGCATCATGGAGCCCTATGATTACGAAATCAGTGAGGGCTATTCCGAGCTGATGACCAGCCTGGTGGTTCCGATTCTGGACGACGGGGCATTCGCCGGCGTGGTGGGCGTCGATATCAATCTCTCGACACTGCAAAGAACCATTTCCGGTGTCAGCAAGGAACTGTTTGACGGCAAGTCCCGGGTCACGCTGATCAGCGAGCAGGGTCTTATCGCGGCATCCAGTCATTATGAGGCTCATCTTGGTCGGCCCCTCCAGGAAGCTTTGCCGGAGCATGGCGATACCTTCTCAGGACTGCATCAGGGTGGGGGGACCTTCGATGACGGCCAGACCCTGGCCGTGGCCTATCCCGTCGAAATCAGTCTGCCCGATGCCGAGTGGTCGTTGTTGATTGAACTGCCAAGAGATGCCGCGCTTGCCAGCGTTTCCGAAATCACGGGCCTGCTGTCAGACGAAGTGGCCGCAACCGCGACCCGCCAGACCCTGGTAGGCATCGGTGTCGTGGTTCTTGCTGTTGTCGCCCTCGTTCTCCTGGTCCGCTCGGTGACCCGCCCGCTGGATGAGATCCGGGATCGCATGAAGAACCTGGCCAGTGCCGAAGGGGACCTTACCCGTGAGCTGGAAATCGACACCCACGCCGAGCTGATCGAGCTGGCTGGCGGATTCAATGCCTTCCTGGCGAGGCTGAGAGAGATGATCAACGACCTGAAGGACGTAAACGCCAAGGTCCGCGAACAGGCCAGGGATGTCGGAAGTATTGCGGTTGAGACCGATGAGCAGACCGGCAGGCAACATCAGGACATCGACAGCGTGGTGACCGCCATGAACGAAATGTCTGTCGCTGCCGGTGAGGTCGCGGGATTTGCCGGCGAGGCGGCGGACAATGCCCGGATGGCCCAGGACGGCATCCGCTTTACCCAGGACACCTTGTCGTCCGCAGTCAACGGCGTGAGCGCGGTGGCCAATGATATGGGCGAGGCCAGCACTGCGATCGGCCAGGTGGCCAATCGCAGTGAGGACATCAACCGGATCCTGGATGTCATCCGTGGCGTCGCAGAACAGACCAACCTGCTGGCGCTTAACGCCGCCATTGAGGCGGCAAGGGCCGGTGAGCAGGGGCGCGGCTTTGCCGTTGTCGCCGATGAGGTCCGAACCCTTGCCTCCCGGACGCGGGAATCCACCGATGAAATCAGCACCATGATCGACGGTCTCAAGCAGGATGTGAACGGGGCGGTTTCGGTGATCCAGAGCGGTGTTGATCGCGCCACCTCGGCGGTGGATGGCACCCAGGAGGCGGCCCATTCCCTGGCCACGGTTGTCGAGCGGATCGGAACCATTGTCGAACACGTGACCCAGGTGGCGACCGCAGCGGAAGAGCAAAGCTCGGTGAGCGAGGAAATCAATCGCAACCTCACTCATATCGGTGACGCCGCCAACGATCTCCGGGAACTTGCTGGTCGCGTCAAAGGCAGTGGTCAGGCCCTGGACAATGAAGTGCAGGTTCTGGAGCGGGAGCTCGGTCGCCTGAGGACATGATGGGCGGCTACTATGGTGGCGATTCAAAGCATCAATTTTAAATTAGCGTGCGCCGTGCCATCATTCAGCCATAGGATTTCAGTCCTGAAACATACAGCCAGAGACTTTAGGGAGGTGTTTATGGAGCAGGTCACGATTTATGGCCGCTCGAGTTGTGGTTTCTGCGTTCAGGCAAAGCGCCTGTGTGAGGCCAGGAACATTCCCTACGTCTGGGTCGATATGATCGAGAAGGGCATGAGCAAGCAGGATATCGCGGACAAGATTGGCCGGCCGGTTTATACCGTGCCGCAGATCCTGGTGGGCAACCAGTACGTGGGTGGGTTTGATCAGTTCTACGCCTACATGCGCGACCAGCAATCGGAGCTGGCCCGCTAATCATCTGCGTGTAGTGTCTGAACAATGAAAAAGCCTGACAGAGCTACTCTGTCAGGCTTTTTTTGCTTTCCGGTACGCTGTTCGTTCGGCTACAGCTGGAACTCGGTCTTCAGTTTCTTCTCGGTCAGCGTGTTCTGGAGTTTGGCAACACGCGGCAGGCCGTTATCGAATGGCGGGAAACTCTCACCGGCAATCAGAGGTTCCAGGTAGTCCCGGCAGTCCTGGGTGATACCAAAGCCATCGTCGGTGATGAAGTGGATCGGCATCTTTTTCTCCTGGTTTGCCACTTCGCTCAGCGGGGCCTCACCGATCTTCCAGACGTAAGGTTTGCCCTGTTCGCGGACGATCGTGGGCATCAGAGCCTGCTTGCCGTCGAGTGCCATTTCCACGGCGGCCTTGCCAACCGCATAGGCCTGCTCCACGTCGGTGGCGGAGGCAATGTGGCGGGCACTGCGCTGAAGGTAGTCGGCAACGGCCCAGTGGTATTTATGGCCCAGGGCCTGCTTGACCATATTGGCCAGGGCCGGAGCAACACCGCCCAGCTGGGTGTGGCCAAACGCGTCCTTGGCTCCGGCGTCCGCCAGGAAGCGACCATCTTCGTACTGGGCACCTTCGGAGGCCACGACTACACAGTAGCCATATTCCTTCACACAATGATCCACGCGCTCAAGGAAGGCGTCGCGATTAAAAGGGATTTCCGGGAACAGGATGACGTGGGGCGGTTCGCCCTCGCCCTGTCCGGCCAGGCCGCCGGATGCGGCAATCCAGCCGGCGTGGCGCCCCATTACTTCCAGGATGAACACCTTGGTGGACGTTTCGCACATGGACTTGATGTCCAGGCTGGCTTCCAGGGTGGACGTGGCAATGTATTTGGCAACCGACCCGAAGCCCGGGCAGCAGTCGGTGAACGGCAGATCGTTGTCCACGGTCTTGGGCACGCCGATGCAGGTAATTGGGTAGCCCATCTTGTCGGCAATCTGGGAAACCTTGTAGGCGGTGTCCTGTGAATCCCCACCGCCGTTGTAGAAGAAGTAGCCAATGTCGTGGGCCCGGAACACCTCGATCAGGCGTTCGTACTCGCGCCGGTTCTCGGAAATGTTCTTGAGCTTGTGACGGCAGGAGCCGAAGGCGCCGCCCGGGGTGTGAATCAGTGCCTGGATGGCATCGTCGCTTTCGAGGCTGGTATCAATCAGTTCTTCCTTCAGCGCCCCGATAATGCCGTTGCGTCCGGCAAACAACTTGCCGATTTTGTCCGGATGCTTGCGGGCGGTCTGGATGACGCCACAGGCACTGGCATTGATGACGGCGGTGACACCGCCGGACTGAGCGTAGAATGCATTCTTGATGGCCATCTCGGGCTGGAGCCTCCTGCTGGTTCGACAATGGCGCAGATGATACGCCAATCGACGGCAATTTTCATGAGCAGGATTGCGGATAGCGTGGCTCTTGACGGGGTGGGGCGGATACGGGAGGCTTGTCGGGTTTCAACTCAGAGGGCAGTTGCGGAATGCACATTCATATCCTCGGAATCTGTGGCACTTTCATGGGCAGCCTGGCCGTTCTGGCCCGGGAACTCGGCCATACCGTGACAGGCTCCGATCAGGGTGTTTATCCACCCATGAGCACCCAGCTGGAGGCTCAGGGTATCAGTCTGATGGAAGGGTATAGCCCGGATCACCTGGAGCCGAAACCGGACCTGGTGCTCATCGGTAACGCCATGTCCCGCGGCAATCCGGAAGTCGAAGCGGTGCTCAACCGCAATATCGACTACATGTCCGGGCCCGAGTGGCTGAGCCGCGAGGTGCTTAGGCACCGTTGGGTCATGGCGGTAGCCGGTACCCACGGCAAGACCACAACCACGTCCATGCTGCTCTGGATCCTGGATCAGGCCGGGTTTGAACCAGGATACCTGGTGGGCGGTGTTCCCCGGGACTTTCCCGTGTCGGCGCGTCTGGGCAACAGCGACTTTTTTGTGATCGAGGCGGACGAGTACGACAGCGCCTTTTTCGACAAGCGCTCCAAGTTCGTCCATTACCGCCCCCATACCCTGATCCTGAATAATCTGGAATTTGATCACGCCGATATTTTCGAAAACGTCGAGGCCATCGAGCGGCAGTTTCATCATCTGGTCCGGACCGTCCCTTCCCAGGGCCTGATTATCCGTCCCGCGGTGGATGGCCACCTGGACAATGCCCTGGCACTGGGTTGTTGGAGCCCGGTTCAGGACACCGCCATTGGCAGCGAGACCCCGCGCATGTCGGACTGGCGGGCCGAGCTGCTATCGGAGGATGGCAGCCGGTTTCTGGTGATTCACCACGAACAGCCGGTGGCAACGCTGAAGTGGGATCAGACCGGTCTTCATAATGTCCGCAATGCTCTTTCTGCCATTGCTGCCGCCCGTCACGTGGGCGTCACC from Marinobacter adhaerens HP15 encodes the following:
- a CDS encoding GGDEF domain-containing protein, which encodes MPQTARKTPDTELSQFRVKGEIPVPILINWLTAVAVPLLCFFAWRSSLQNDPITPPLLVGFAVLLAVNSVSYLLFGNKTLQRRGFITLITVLFTYLAINAVEDGSAIIWLFAYPPIIFYISESRVGLLACCGGFAAVIFLFSPLGDFLFEPPHSTSFRITMIAVLGFEMVTCYILDQSRRRSKLGLLKLAAEFEYAAKHDALTGLANRREALEQLDIEYQRYLRNARPFSVLLMDIDLFKSVNDNYGHHVGDELIILVARTLREQCRKVDTLARWGGEEYLVLLPETNTGEALASANRIREAFAVRSVSTEQGPIQATISVGVASIRGSESIDRLLQRSDEALYRAKSEGRNRACGYENEAAA
- the mpl gene encoding UDP-N-acetylmuramate:L-alanyl-gamma-D-glutamyl-meso-diaminopimelate ligase, with protein sequence MHIHILGICGTFMGSLAVLARELGHTVTGSDQGVYPPMSTQLEAQGISLMEGYSPDHLEPKPDLVLIGNAMSRGNPEVEAVLNRNIDYMSGPEWLSREVLRHRWVMAVAGTHGKTTTTSMLLWILDQAGFEPGYLVGGVPRDFPVSARLGNSDFFVIEADEYDSAFFDKRSKFVHYRPHTLILNNLEFDHADIFENVEAIERQFHHLVRTVPSQGLIIRPAVDGHLDNALALGCWSPVQDTAIGSETPRMSDWRAELLSEDGSRFLVIHHEQPVATLKWDQTGLHNVRNALSAIAAARHVGVTPDHAVAALCRFSGVKRRMELLADIDGVRVYDDFAHHPTAIATTLEGLRNQVGDEPILALIEPRSNTMKQGVHQQTLLPSAEIADRVLWANLNDMEWLPELIAGWQALNAGSDRHRVEATVEDLLARTLEDLPSPCHIVIMSNGGFGGIHGKLIAELERIRG
- a CDS encoding methyl-accepting chemotaxis protein, producing the protein MKQLSLRFKLYALVVSLLLIMGISIVVTAQLSLGAMEKRLSVETRDTVQGIVMDQLSATAGKFGELVSGQFATAFRTPEVVRNVITRNIQSDSSGRISRTALQETVGAVLEEQKSLSSIYAQFEPDGYDGQDRYFTGGVEEHSSDEGTLEIYYYRDPEGKVHFSRTEDPATKYLDSLNEFGIREAEWYLCSRDTRAPCIMEPYDYEISEGYSELMTSLVVPILDDGAFAGVVGVDINLSTLQRTISGVSKELFDGKSRVTLISEQGLIAASSHYEAHLGRPLQEALPEHGDTFSGLHQGGGTFDDGQTLAVAYPVEISLPDAEWSLLIELPRDAALASVSEITGLLSDEVAATATRQTLVGIGVVVLAVVALVLLVRSVTRPLDEIRDRMKNLASAEGDLTRELEIDTHAELIELAGGFNAFLARLREMINDLKDVNAKVREQARDVGSIAVETDEQTGRQHQDIDSVVTAMNEMSVAAGEVAGFAGEAADNARMAQDGIRFTQDTLSSAVNGVSAVANDMGEASTAIGQVANRSEDINRILDVIRGVAEQTNLLALNAAIEAARAGEQGRGFAVVADEVRTLASRTRESTDEISTMIDGLKQDVNGAVSVIQSGVDRATSAVDGTQEAAHSLATVVERIGTIVEHVTQVATAAEEQSSVSEEINRNLTHIGDAANDLRELAGRVKGSGQALDNEVQVLERELGRLRT
- a CDS encoding YqaA family protein encodes the protein MAYLTLFLTAFAAATLLPAYSEVLLGTLITQGYSWWWLWFWATLGNTLGSVVNGVIGRQVDRFKHKRWFPISEMQLHKARNRFNRYGQWSLLMGWLPLGGDALTLVGGIMRVPWLNFVILVGIGKGARYAFVLWLVAEASGASSPSP
- a CDS encoding GrxA family glutaredoxin, with the protein product MEQVTIYGRSSCGFCVQAKRLCEARNIPYVWVDMIEKGMSKQDIADKIGRPVYTVPQILVGNQYVGGFDQFYAYMRDQQSELAR
- a CDS encoding D-alanyl-D-alanine carboxypeptidase family protein, with the protein product MALNSAFRTLSVVLVLMLALTGKAMSQSVLIPSPPQIAGSSYVLMDPKSGRIIMEENSHERLPPASLTKMMTAYIVERELDEGRIAMSDMVPISVNAWKTEGSRTFVREGTQVSVEDLLRGVIIQSGNDASVALAEFVAGSEGAFVDIMNQQAQLLGMKDTNFVNATGLPSPEHFSTAYDLAMLARAIINDYPENYPLYAEKHFTYNNIRQPNRNSLLWRDDSVDGLKTGHTEEAGYCLVASAKRNDTRFIAVVMGTNSSEARAQEIQKMLNYGFRYYESERLFRSGQELIEARVWGGQADQLSVGMTEDVYVTIPRGSRNDLESTVDLDSVIKAPIKVGDELGRVKVSYNGEVLVDQPVLALTEVPEGGFFKRIWDAIKLFFVQLFQ
- a CDS encoding septal ring lytic transglycosylase RlpA family protein — protein: MNCKPSFSLLLSVVVSLVLGGCASAPETDHSSRYTLATDRAPSGNFDVSGLDDAIPVYEAPRRAGNKSPYQVWGKQYHVLDSNDGYVARGTASWYGEKFHGHKTSNGETFNMYTMSAAHKSLRIPGYARVTNLDNGRSVIVRVNDRGPFHSDRIIDLSYAAAKKLGYQARGTARVEVAAITVRPDGAMFIAGEPYSPGDPAGYAESRVEASGDMAMTNRSLFVQLGSFSSRDPAEKLLSQVRAVLENPMRVRAVDTSAGRFHRVQVGPFNDEDSARRTQSLLEARGFDQSILLTDTH
- a CDS encoding ABC1 kinase family protein, whose amino-acid sequence is MSSRRSGNSVSRIKTGSFERRLSLTRAGLFAGTRMASHMATNWFSTRENREKRHRAMLSSQARFLVDELGKLKGSVVKIGQVMALYGEHFLPEEVTEALHTLEDQTTSLEWPAIERVLKDELGAERLAQLDVEPEPIGAASLGQVHRAWRRSDGLELVLKVQYPGVADAVDSDLNAVAQLLRVARLVSFGPEFNDWLEEVRQMMHREVDYRLEAKTTEKFRNMLASDPRFIVPRVLPEFSTEHVICSTYEHGHSVSSQSVRDLPLERRSALGKAALELFFRELFIWGEIQTDPNFGNYRIRIAGEKGDDPGYDRIVLLDFGAVQSYSDEFLKPVIQMIKASYENDLDAVIDGGVKLRFMSTEWPEEVLEKFGQVCMSVLEPLSSDKDSWPDYAVNSHGQYRWKQSELPSRVARQAARSAISRYFRVPPKEFVFLNRKLIGVYTFVAVLNSEFNGEPLLRKYLYGEGDDAPDASATSQSTKA
- a CDS encoding HP0495 family protein yields the protein MSEPKAPKIEFPCDYVIKVIGNAAPDFTEFVVEVVEQHAPGISETDITVNDSSKGRFSSVQLKIVATGEAQLKALFEDLKASGRVHMVL
- the lipB gene encoding lipoyl(octanoyl) transferase LipB; translated protein: MPDLIVRSLGEQPYLETWEAMKAFTADRDDSVADELWCLQHPRVYTQGQAGKAEHILAPGDIPVIPVDRGGQVTYHGPGQLVIYLMINLTRKKLGVRSLVDEIEQAIVRTLAELGVEAAPRPDAPGVYVGDAKIASLGLRVRRGCSFHGLALNVDMDMEPFQRINPCGYAGMAMCQVRDFVPGVTLADVQQRLSQQLVSGLAHHDVDFREGW
- a CDS encoding 6-phosphofructokinase, which codes for MAIKNAFYAQSGGVTAVINASACGVIQTARKHPDKIGKLFAGRNGIIGALKEELIDTSLESDDAIQALIHTPGGAFGSCRHKLKNISENRREYERLIEVFRAHDIGYFFYNGGGDSQDTAYKVSQIADKMGYPITCIGVPKTVDNDLPFTDCCPGFGSVAKYIATSTLEASLDIKSMCETSTKVFILEVMGRHAGWIAASGGLAGQGEGEPPHVILFPEIPFNRDAFLERVDHCVKEYGYCVVVASEGAQYEDGRFLADAGAKDAFGHTQLGGVAPALANMVKQALGHKYHWAVADYLQRSARHIASATDVEQAYAVGKAAVEMALDGKQALMPTIVREQGKPYVWKIGEAPLSEVANQEKKMPIHFITDDGFGITQDCRDYLEPLIAGESFPPFDNGLPRVAKLQNTLTEKKLKTEFQL